In the Sphaerodactylus townsendi isolate TG3544 linkage group LG10, MPM_Stown_v2.3, whole genome shotgun sequence genome, one interval contains:
- the NAA15 gene encoding N-alpha-acetyltransferase 15, NatA auxiliary subunit isoform X1, with amino-acid sequence MNFSKEKCCIHEVLIQFLLFFLQRCYEHKQYRNGLKFCKQILSNPKFAEHGETLAMKGLTLNCLGKKEEAYELVRRGLRNDLKSHVCWHVYGLLQRSDKKYDEAIKCYRNALKWDKDNLQILRDLSLLQIQMRDLEGYRETRYQLLQLRPAQRASWIGYAIAYHLLEDYEMAAKILEEFRKTQQTSPDKVDYEYSELLLYQNQVLREAGLYKEALDHLSTYEKQICDKLAVEETKGELLLQLCRLEEATEIYRGLQERNPENWAYYKGLEKALKPGNMLERFKIYEEAWTKYPRGLVPRRLPLNFLSGEKFKECLDKFLRMNFSKGCPPVFNTLRSLYKDKEKVSIIEELVVGYETSLKNCRLFNPNDDGKEEPPTTLLWVQYYLAQHYDKIGQPSIALEYINAAIESTPTLIELFLVKAKIYKHAGNIKEAARWMDEAQALDTADRFINSKCAKYMLKANLIKEAEEMCSKFTREGTSAVENLNEMQCMWFQTECAQAYKTMNKFGEALKKCHEIERHFVEITDDQFDFHTYCMRKITLRSYVDLLKLEDVLRQHPFYFKAARIAIEIYLKLHDNPLTDENKEHEADTANMSDKELKKLRNKQRRAQKKAQLEEEKKNAEKEKQQRNQKKKKDDDDEEIGGPKEELIPEKLAKVEAPLEEAIKFLTPLKNLVKNKIETHLFAFEIYFRKEKFLLMLQSVKRAFAIDPSHPWLHECMIHLFSSVSESKDLPETVRTVLNQEMNRLFGATNPKNFNETFLKQNYDSLAHRLSAAKMVYYLDPASQKRAVELATCLDESLMNRNLETCMEVLEALNDGSLGDCKEAAEAYRANSHKLFPYALAFMPPGYEEDMKITVNGDISAETEELANEI; translated from the exons atgaatttcagcaagGAGAAATGTTGCATTCATGAAGTACTGatacagtttttattatttttcttacaGAGATGTTATGAACATAAACAGTACAGGAATGGTTTGAAATTTTGCAAGCAAATTCTTTCCAATCCAAAGTTTGCAGAACATGGAG aAACCCTGGCTATGAAAGGACTAACATTAAATTGCTTGGGTAAAAAAGAGGAGGCGTACGAATTGGTGCGTAGGGGCCTACGGAATGATTTGAAGAGTCATGTCT GTTGGCATGTGTATGGTCTACTCCAGAGGTCAGACAAAAAATATGATGAAGCCATCAAATGTTATCGAAATGCACTGAAATGGGATAAGGACAATCTCCAGATCTTGAGAGACCTCTCTTTGCTACAGATTCAGATGAGGGATCTAGAAGGCTACCGG GAAACTAGATATCAGTTGCTTCAGCTCCGACCTGCACAACGAGCATCATGGATTGGCTATGCTATTGCTTATCATCTGTTGGAAGATTATGAAATGGCAGCAAAGATTTTGGAAGAGTTTCGGAAGACTCAACAG ACATCTCCTGATAAAGTAGACTATGAATACAGTGAACTCCTCTTGTACCAGAATCAGGTCCTCCGAGAAGCAGGACTTTATAAAGAAGCTTTGGATCATCTTAGCACCTATGAAAAGCAAATCTGTGACAAATTAGCTGTTGAAGAAACAAAAG GAGAACTTCTGTTACAACTCTGCAGGCTGGAAGAAGCAACTGAGATTTATAGAGGATTGCAAGAAAGAAATCCTGAAAACTGGGCTTATTACAAAGGCTTAGAAAAGGCACTTAAACCAG GTAACATGTTAGAACGATTCAAGATCTATGAAGAAGCCTGGACTAAGTACCCAAGGGGACTGGTTCCAAGAAGATTGCCATTAAACTTCTTATCTG GTGAGAAATTTAAGGAATGTTTGGACAAATTTCTAAGGATGAATTTCAGCAAAGGCTGCCCACCTGTCTTCAATACTTTGAGATCGTTATACAAAGATAAAGAAAAG GTGTCAATCATAGAAGAACTGGTAGTAGGTTATGAAACTTCCCTTAAAAACTGCAGATTATTTAATCCAAATG aTGATGGTAAAGAAGAACCTCCAACTACGTTGCTCTGGGTCCAGTACTACTTGGCACAACATTATGACAAAATAGGGCAACCATCTATAGCTCTGGAATATATTAATGCTGCAATAGAAAGCACACCCACCTTGATAGAGCTGTTCCTTGTGAAGGCTAAAATCTACAAG CATGCTGGAAACATAAAAGAAGCAGCAAGATGGATGGATGAGGCTCAAGCTCTGGACACAGCAGACAGGTTTATCAACTCCAAATGTGCAAAATACATGTTGAAAGCCAACTTGATTAAAGAGGCAGAAGAAATGTGCTCAAAGTTTACAAGG GAAGGAACATCAGCTGTAGAAAACTTGAATGAAATGCAGTGTATGTGGTTCCAGACAGAATGCGCTCAAGCTTATAAAACAATGAATAAATTTGGTGAAGCACTTAAAAAATGCCACGAAATCGAGAGA CATTTTGTAGAAATCACAGATGACCAGTTTGACTTCCACACATATTGTATGAGGAAGATCACACTTCGATCTTACGTGGATCTATTGAAACTAGAAGATGTACTTCGGCagcatccattttattttaaggcAGCAAGAATTGCCATAGAAATATATTTGAAGCTCCATGATAACCCCCTGACAGATGAGAATAAAGAGCATGAGGCTGATACAG CAAATATGTCTGATAAGGAATTAAAGAAGCTACGCAATAAGCAGCGGAGAGCTCAGAAAAAGGCTCAactagaggaagaaaaaaagaatgcagaaaaagagaagcagcaaagaaaccagaaaaagaagaaagatgatgatgatgaagaaatcgGAGGACCGAAGGAAGAGCTTATTCCTGAGAAACTAGCAAAG GTTGAAGCACCTTTGGAAGAAGCCATTAAGTTTTTAACTCCATTGAAGAATTTGGTGAAGAACAAAATAGAAACTCATCTTTTTGCCTTTGAAATTTACTTCAGGAAAG AAAAATTTCTTCTTATGCTGCAGTCTGTGAAGAGAGCATTTGCTATTGATCCCAGCCATCCCTGGCTTCATGAGTGTATGATTCACCTCTTCAGCAGTG TTTCTGAAAGCAAAGATCTACCAGAAACAGTCAGAACAGTGTTGAATCAAGAAATGAATCGGCTTTTTGGAGCAACTAATCCAAAGAACTTCAACGAAACTTTCCTTAAACAGAACTATGATTCACTAGCACACAGGTTATCTG CTGCCAAAATGGTGTACTATTTGGATCCTGCTAGCCAGAAAAGAGctgtggagttggcaacctgcctTGATGAATCCCTTATGAACAGAAATCTTGAA acTTGTATGGAAGTATTGGAAGCATTGAATGATGGTAGCCTTGGAGACTGTAAAGAAGCAGCTGAAGCTTACAGAGCAAATAGTCATAAGCTTTTCCCTTATGCTTTGGCTTTTATGCCCCCTGGATATGAAGAGGATATGAAGATCACAGTTAATGGAGATATATCTGCAGAAACCGAAGAACTGGCCAATGAAatatga
- the NAA15 gene encoding N-alpha-acetyltransferase 15, NatA auxiliary subunit isoform X2 has translation MNFSKEKCCIHEVLIQFLLFFLQRCYEHKQYRNGLKFCKQILSNPKFAEHGETLAMKGLTLNCLGKKEEAYELVRRGLRNDLKSHVCWHVYGLLQRSDKKYDEAIKCYRNALKWDKDNLQILRDLSLLQIQMRDLEGYRETRYQLLQLRPAQRASWIGYAIAYHLLEDYEMAAKILEEFRKTQQTSPDKVDYEYSELLLYQNQVLREAGLYKEALDHLSTYEKQICDKLAVEETKGELLLQLCRLEEATEIYRGLQERNPENWAYYKGLEKALKPGNMLERFKIYEEAWTKYPRGLVPRRLPLNFLSGEKFKECLDKFLRMNFSKGCPPVFNTLRSLYKDKEKVSIIEELVVGYETSLKNCRLFNPNDDGKEEPPTTLLWVQYYLAQHYDKIGQPSIALEYINAAIESTPTLIELFLVKAKIYKHAGNIKEAARWMDEAQALDTADRFINSKCAKYMLKANLIKEAEEMCSKFTREGTSAVENLNEMQCMWFQTECAQAYKTMNKFGEALKKCHEIERHFVEITDDQFDFHTYCMRKITLRSYVDLLKLEDVLRQHPFYFKAARIAIEIYLKLHDNPLTDENKEHEADTANMSDKELKKLRNKQRRAQKKAQLEEEKKNAEKEKQQRNQKKKKDDDDEEIGGPKEELIPEKLAKVFKLWTLICFRRIFI, from the exons atgaatttcagcaagGAGAAATGTTGCATTCATGAAGTACTGatacagtttttattatttttcttacaGAGATGTTATGAACATAAACAGTACAGGAATGGTTTGAAATTTTGCAAGCAAATTCTTTCCAATCCAAAGTTTGCAGAACATGGAG aAACCCTGGCTATGAAAGGACTAACATTAAATTGCTTGGGTAAAAAAGAGGAGGCGTACGAATTGGTGCGTAGGGGCCTACGGAATGATTTGAAGAGTCATGTCT GTTGGCATGTGTATGGTCTACTCCAGAGGTCAGACAAAAAATATGATGAAGCCATCAAATGTTATCGAAATGCACTGAAATGGGATAAGGACAATCTCCAGATCTTGAGAGACCTCTCTTTGCTACAGATTCAGATGAGGGATCTAGAAGGCTACCGG GAAACTAGATATCAGTTGCTTCAGCTCCGACCTGCACAACGAGCATCATGGATTGGCTATGCTATTGCTTATCATCTGTTGGAAGATTATGAAATGGCAGCAAAGATTTTGGAAGAGTTTCGGAAGACTCAACAG ACATCTCCTGATAAAGTAGACTATGAATACAGTGAACTCCTCTTGTACCAGAATCAGGTCCTCCGAGAAGCAGGACTTTATAAAGAAGCTTTGGATCATCTTAGCACCTATGAAAAGCAAATCTGTGACAAATTAGCTGTTGAAGAAACAAAAG GAGAACTTCTGTTACAACTCTGCAGGCTGGAAGAAGCAACTGAGATTTATAGAGGATTGCAAGAAAGAAATCCTGAAAACTGGGCTTATTACAAAGGCTTAGAAAAGGCACTTAAACCAG GTAACATGTTAGAACGATTCAAGATCTATGAAGAAGCCTGGACTAAGTACCCAAGGGGACTGGTTCCAAGAAGATTGCCATTAAACTTCTTATCTG GTGAGAAATTTAAGGAATGTTTGGACAAATTTCTAAGGATGAATTTCAGCAAAGGCTGCCCACCTGTCTTCAATACTTTGAGATCGTTATACAAAGATAAAGAAAAG GTGTCAATCATAGAAGAACTGGTAGTAGGTTATGAAACTTCCCTTAAAAACTGCAGATTATTTAATCCAAATG aTGATGGTAAAGAAGAACCTCCAACTACGTTGCTCTGGGTCCAGTACTACTTGGCACAACATTATGACAAAATAGGGCAACCATCTATAGCTCTGGAATATATTAATGCTGCAATAGAAAGCACACCCACCTTGATAGAGCTGTTCCTTGTGAAGGCTAAAATCTACAAG CATGCTGGAAACATAAAAGAAGCAGCAAGATGGATGGATGAGGCTCAAGCTCTGGACACAGCAGACAGGTTTATCAACTCCAAATGTGCAAAATACATGTTGAAAGCCAACTTGATTAAAGAGGCAGAAGAAATGTGCTCAAAGTTTACAAGG GAAGGAACATCAGCTGTAGAAAACTTGAATGAAATGCAGTGTATGTGGTTCCAGACAGAATGCGCTCAAGCTTATAAAACAATGAATAAATTTGGTGAAGCACTTAAAAAATGCCACGAAATCGAGAGA CATTTTGTAGAAATCACAGATGACCAGTTTGACTTCCACACATATTGTATGAGGAAGATCACACTTCGATCTTACGTGGATCTATTGAAACTAGAAGATGTACTTCGGCagcatccattttattttaaggcAGCAAGAATTGCCATAGAAATATATTTGAAGCTCCATGATAACCCCCTGACAGATGAGAATAAAGAGCATGAGGCTGATACAG CAAATATGTCTGATAAGGAATTAAAGAAGCTACGCAATAAGCAGCGGAGAGCTCAGAAAAAGGCTCAactagaggaagaaaaaaagaatgcagaaaaagagaagcagcaaagaaaccagaaaaagaagaaagatgatgatgatgaagaaatcgGAGGACCGAAGGAAGAGCTTATTCCTGAGAAACTAGCAAAGGTATTCAAACTGTGGACTTTAATTTGTTTTCGTAGAATATTCATt tga